The following are encoded in a window of Pan troglodytes isolate AG18354 chromosome 4, NHGRI_mPanTro3-v2.0_pri, whole genome shotgun sequence genomic DNA:
- the FNDC9 gene encoding fibronectin type III domain-containing protein 9, whose translation MNIEVGNISYTGAIISWSSSEPCLEDYYHIMYRPNWNSIFSGYLRYSFHHEEKVPRTISSVVLEHLAPSTLYFLCISCKKAAFPYRHYCTMFHTLDKSPLAPGSSLVDPQISLWVLMAILLACFTAVLAFICLQFWCVRCHEPRWSYRAGHMEEANGLVRWPEEAPDLGQREEDLQGLPLVEVPRKNSRDGAELDPEANQDAPDAGALQRGGGDQPAILPHCGE comes from the coding sequence ATGAACATCGAGGTGGGGAACATTTCTTATACAGGAGCCATCATCTCCTGGTCGTCCTCGGAGCCCTGCCTGGAGGACTATTACCATATTATGTACAGGCCCAACTGGAACAGCATCTTCTCTGGCTATCTTCGCTACAGCTTCCACCACGAGGAGAAGGTGCCTCGAACGATCAGCTCCGTGGTGCTGGAACATCTCGCCCCTTCCACTCTCTACTTCCTGTGCATCAGCTGTAAGAAGGCTGCCTTCCCTTACAGGCACTACTGCACCATGTTCCACACCCTGGATAAGAGTCCGCTGGCTCCTGGAAGCTCCCTGGTAGACCCCCAGATCTCCCTTTGGGTGCTGATGGCCATTCTGCTGGCCTGCTTCACAGCCGTCTTGGCCTTCATCTGTCTCCAGTTCTGGTGTGTCCGTTGCCATGAGCCGCGATGGTCTTACAGGGCTGGCCACATGGAGGAGGCTAATGGGTTGGTGAGATGGCCAGAGGAGGCCCCGGATCTTGGTCAGAGGGAGGAAGACCTGCAGGGGCTCCCCCTGGTGGAAGTGCCACGCAAGAACTCCAGAGATGGAGCTGAACTGGATCCCGAAGCCAACCAGGATGCCCCTGATGCGGGTGCCTTACAGAGGGGGGGTGGTGACCAACCCGCTATACTGCCTCATTGTGGGGAATGA